A region of Haloplanus sp. XH21 DNA encodes the following proteins:
- a CDS encoding AAA family ATPase, giving the protein MIVAVAGGKGGVGKTTIAYNLGAALDAVVVDADLSMADLPRGRGPDLHDVLAGQAAVTEAIRGGAVSVLPCGRSLAGARAVDIRDLGDTLRTVAAEAGDVIVDCPAGLRADVGVPLAVADVCVVVASPRQFAVADAVRTRELARELDAGLVGVALNRTTSTDEPPVDVLRRILGAPVSTVPADPRVDRSVGEEAPVVTAAPDSVAADGVRSLAAAIQSCKSV; this is encoded by the coding sequence GTGATCGTTGCCGTCGCTGGCGGGAAAGGTGGTGTCGGGAAGACGACGATCGCCTACAATCTCGGAGCGGCACTGGACGCGGTGGTCGTCGACGCCGATCTGAGCATGGCCGATCTGCCCCGAGGACGGGGACCGGACCTCCACGACGTTCTCGCGGGACAGGCCGCGGTGACCGAAGCGATCCGGGGCGGAGCGGTGTCGGTACTTCCGTGTGGCCGCTCGCTCGCCGGAGCGCGCGCCGTCGACATCCGCGACCTGGGAGACACGCTCCGGACGGTCGCCGCCGAGGCGGGCGACGTGATCGTCGACTGCCCCGCCGGCCTGCGCGCGGACGTGGGGGTCCCCCTGGCGGTCGCGGATGTCTGCGTCGTCGTGGCGTCACCGCGGCAGTTCGCCGTCGCCGACGCGGTGCGGACACGGGAACTGGCCCGCGAACTCGACGCCGGGCTGGTCGGGGTCGCACTCAACCGGACGACTTCGACGGACGAGCCGCCAGTGGACGTGCTCCGACGTATACTCGGTGCCCCCGTATCGACGGTGCCGGCCGATCCCAGAGTCGACCGGTCGGTCGGCGAAGAGGCACCGGTGGTCACGGCAGCCCCGGACTCCGTCGCGGCCGATGGAGTTCGGTCGCTTGCGGCCGCGATTCAGTCCTGCAAGAGCGTGTAG